One Terriglobia bacterium DNA segment encodes these proteins:
- a CDS encoding SCO family protein has product MIRVASQYIRRFGFALALISFLAPNVYAQKFWTGKEMQQVPVNQDPKALEGVGIDQRLNSQIPLELPFVNSEGQTVQLSQYFGKRPVVLSLVYYDCPMLCPETLQGITDVVKQTTLKLGKDYEIVTVSFNPKETPAIAAAAKQQWLGKLGNPDAERGWHFLTGSPDSITKLANAAGFHYKWDPMTNQFNHATAIMVVTPKGRLSKYFYGVVFSPRDLRLGLIQASDNKIGTAVDAILLYCCRYNVSTGKYDVLVSR; this is encoded by the coding sequence TTGATTCGTGTTGCATCGCAGTACATTCGCAGATTCGGTTTCGCACTCGCCTTAATTAGCTTCCTCGCACCAAACGTTTACGCGCAGAAATTCTGGACGGGAAAAGAAATGCAGCAGGTCCCGGTCAACCAGGATCCGAAAGCGCTGGAGGGCGTCGGGATTGACCAGAGGTTGAACTCGCAGATTCCGCTCGAGCTGCCATTCGTCAATTCGGAAGGGCAAACCGTCCAGCTAAGCCAATATTTTGGCAAGCGGCCAGTTGTGCTTTCACTCGTCTATTACGACTGCCCGATGCTGTGTCCTGAGACACTGCAGGGAATCACCGATGTGGTGAAGCAGACGACGCTGAAGCTGGGCAAAGATTACGAGATCGTGACCGTCAGCTTCAATCCGAAGGAGACGCCGGCAATTGCGGCGGCCGCGAAGCAACAGTGGCTGGGGAAACTCGGCAATCCAGACGCCGAGCGCGGGTGGCACTTCCTCACCGGCAGTCCGGATTCAATCACGAAGCTGGCGAACGCGGCCGGGTTCCATTACAAGTGGGATCCGATGACCAACCAGTTCAACCACGCGACGGCGATCATGGTCGTCACACCTAAGGGACGCCTCTCGAAATACTTCTACGGAGTGGTCTTCTCGCCGCGCGATTTACGGCTGGGATTGATCCAGGCATCAGACAACAAGATTGGAACGGCGGTGGACGCGATTCTGCTGTACTGCTGCAGGTACAACGTGAGCACCGGGAAATACGATGTGCTGGTGAGCCG